In one window of Opitutales bacterium DNA:
- a CDS encoding ABC transporter permease, whose amino-acid sequence MITATGSYIIRLATTLGDAALFGSKALLLSLGRDFSLRKILDQVYGIGVRCVPVILLVSIFTGMVLGLEGYHTLTKFGTEGLVGSAVALALIRELGPVLTSLMVIGQAGSTMSAELGVMRNSEQIDALDTMNISPLSFLIGPRLIAGLISFPLLTSIFDVVGILGGYLATVVMLDVDSGTYWYRAIDGVTMDTVMLGYIKAMAFAVVTLLICCYQGYNLHKHGNRFGARGVNAAATSAVVLSSVSTLVLDYIITAWMI is encoded by the coding sequence ATGATCACTGCCACCGGAAGCTATATTATTCGCCTCGCAACGACCTTAGGCGATGCTGCGCTCTTCGGATCGAAAGCTCTCTTGCTTTCACTCGGTAGAGATTTCTCTCTGCGCAAAATATTAGACCAAGTCTATGGAATTGGCGTGCGGTGTGTCCCGGTAATATTGCTCGTTTCCATTTTCACTGGCATGGTACTCGGCCTTGAGGGCTATCACACACTGACAAAATTCGGAACAGAAGGTCTGGTGGGATCTGCTGTCGCCCTGGCCTTAATTCGTGAACTTGGCCCGGTGCTGACTTCACTGATGGTAATTGGCCAGGCTGGTTCGACCATGTCTGCGGAATTGGGCGTCATGCGCAATTCCGAACAAATTGATGCTTTGGATACGATGAATATTTCACCGCTGTCCTTTCTTATCGGTCCCAGACTCATTGCCGGGCTCATCAGTTTTCCCCTGCTTACCTCTATTTTCGACGTGGTGGGCATTTTGGGAGGTTATCTCGCCACGGTCGTTATGCTCGATGTCGATTCAGGCACTTATTGGTATCGCGCCATCGACGGTGTCACCATGGATACGGTGATGCTAGGCTATATAAAGGCGATGGCATTCGCGGTCGTGACGCTTCTAATATGCTGTTACCAAGGCTACAATCTCCACAAACACGGCAATCGTTTTGGAGCACGTGGCGTTAATGCAGCAGCGACTTCCGCTGTCGTATTATCTAGTGTTTCAACGCTGGTGCTCGACTACATCATCACTGCCTGGATGATATGA
- a CDS encoding ATP-binding cassette domain-containing protein — translation MSAPERIPGTRPMTVSDGQSPLIQVRALSKSFGSKQVLHSIDLDIEKGTTVAIIGKSGTGKSVFLKCLAGLLTPEKGEVYFRGELVNQNPKTFQLFRARMSYMFQDNALFDSMSVLDNICLPLLETRRIKRSEVQEQAYRLLETLDIVEIADKFPSQVSGGMQRRVALARALITEPEIILFDEPTTGLDPIRRNAVFSLISETQKKIGFTALMVSHDIPEVFYISDQVVLIDEGQVALSESSYHIELSQNPILRSFIDSHNRLENALTGLLDTIQFERHFRNRLISRPAQILLLTISNFERIASELGHIAAQHIFQHIADSLTECLNDWEYATRCGQNQIAALTFRATKTEIDSLTQALRVAVKKIPEMQDEPSQKPCVSFDISMGIESIENEPYDALRFVIDAAEKRSHSLINISCPKHSKLTRPPSPV, via the coding sequence ATGAGCGCTCCAGAACGCATACCTGGCACCCGCCCGATGACCGTATCAGACGGCCAATCACCCCTGATCCAAGTGCGTGCACTAAGCAAGAGCTTCGGCTCTAAGCAAGTGTTACACTCAATCGATTTAGATATCGAGAAAGGCACCACCGTTGCGATAATTGGAAAGAGTGGCACGGGAAAATCAGTCTTTCTAAAGTGCTTGGCGGGGCTACTGACACCTGAGAAGGGTGAAGTCTACTTTCGCGGCGAACTGGTTAATCAGAATCCCAAGACCTTTCAGCTCTTTCGAGCGCGCATGAGCTATATGTTTCAAGACAATGCGCTATTCGATTCAATGTCAGTACTCGACAATATCTGCTTACCTCTGCTCGAAACACGAAGAATCAAGCGTTCAGAGGTCCAAGAGCAAGCCTACCGCCTGCTGGAAACGCTCGATATCGTCGAAATAGCCGATAAATTCCCCTCGCAAGTATCTGGAGGCATGCAGCGCCGTGTTGCACTAGCGCGTGCACTGATTACTGAGCCAGAGATCATCCTCTTCGATGAACCGACCACAGGCCTAGACCCAATACGCCGAAATGCTGTCTTCAGCTTGATTTCAGAAACGCAGAAGAAAATAGGTTTCACCGCCCTCATGGTGAGTCACGATATTCCGGAGGTATTTTATATCAGTGATCAAGTCGTTCTTATTGATGAAGGGCAAGTGGCACTCTCTGAGTCTTCATACCATATCGAATTGTCGCAGAACCCCATCCTGCGTTCATTCATTGACAGCCACAATCGCCTAGAGAACGCACTCACCGGTTTGTTGGACACAATTCAATTTGAGCGCCATTTCCGCAATCGCCTCATCTCCCGACCAGCTCAGATTCTCCTCCTTACCATTAGCAATTTCGAACGCATCGCTTCCGAGCTCGGTCACATTGCTGCCCAACACATCTTTCAACATATCGCCGATTCGCTCACTGAGTGCCTAAACGATTGGGAGTATGCAACCCGCTGTGGACAAAACCAAATCGCGGCGCTTACCTTCCGTGCCACTAAAACGGAGATAGATAGCCTCACTCAGGCCTTGAGGGTTGCCGTGAAAAAAATCCCCGAGATGCAAGATGAACCGAGTCAAAAGCCCTGCGTCAGCTTCGATATAAGCATGGGAATCGAGTCGATTGAAAACGAACCTTATGATGCGCTTCGTTTTGTTATCGATGCCGCGGAGAAACGTAGTCACAGCCTCATCAATATTTCTTGTCCCAAACACTCCAAACTCACACGACCCCCTTCCCCTGTATGA
- a CDS encoding peptide ABC transporter substrate-binding protein, with protein sequence MKTDMRHFVILPLLILCLSGCGKSSETESTESSSSELTSEHLILGNGSEPRTLDKDAVTDSTGTAIMDALFDPLVAYDPETKQYEPVACERWEVSEDGLVYTFHLLKDARWSNGDPVVAADWEAGFQRALRPEISTPYMQVFTGIINALEYNSGEAEWADVGIKTDGEHKLVVTFQTPKLSFIGRLSQSCFFPFHRPSAGPFGAETSLDTAYYRSTELVGNGAFKLEKWVQDEVVIVARNPYYVFGDEIHLEKISYLPIGSLDTELRAFDTNKLHRTNSVPPQKLNLFRTERTDVLREDDLFGTYFFNLNVERPPLDDPRVRRALALTVDRYEITNFVTNGGQPSATSFIPDGLAGYTGATGYEENIEEAQRLLAEAGFPGGEGFPQLTLIYNTLESHRSIAQAVQEMWRTHLGIEIALLNQEWKVFLQTIQDGDYDISRSGWVGGTDPEGYLDLFNSESGNNRSNYSNPAFDALFLEASQQIDPQRRMELFREAEAIIVRDMPVIPIYHYLEFYLLRPEVQNWRNNPAMDLIFNGVMIGDSVD encoded by the coding sequence ATGAAGACTGATATGCGTCACTTTGTTATCCTACCCCTGCTGATACTCTGCTTATCGGGATGCGGCAAATCATCTGAAACGGAATCTACTGAATCATCCAGCAGTGAGCTTACCTCCGAACACCTGATCCTCGGAAACGGTTCCGAACCGCGCACACTCGACAAAGACGCAGTCACCGATTCAACCGGGACGGCCATCATGGATGCTTTGTTTGACCCTCTGGTCGCATACGACCCCGAAACGAAGCAATACGAACCCGTCGCATGCGAACGCTGGGAGGTTTCTGAAGACGGCTTGGTATATACGTTTCACCTATTAAAAGACGCGCGCTGGAGCAATGGAGACCCTGTGGTCGCTGCGGATTGGGAAGCAGGCTTCCAACGCGCCTTACGTCCAGAAATCAGCACACCCTACATGCAGGTATTTACGGGCATAATCAACGCGTTAGAGTATAACTCGGGTGAAGCCGAGTGGGCAGATGTGGGGATTAAAACAGACGGAGAACATAAACTCGTCGTTACCTTCCAGACTCCCAAGCTCTCTTTCATAGGGAGGCTATCCCAAAGTTGCTTCTTTCCCTTCCACCGGCCGTCCGCTGGGCCTTTCGGTGCAGAAACCTCTCTCGATACAGCCTATTACCGAAGCACCGAGCTTGTTGGCAATGGCGCTTTCAAACTAGAGAAATGGGTCCAAGATGAGGTAGTCATCGTAGCGCGAAATCCCTACTATGTCTTTGGAGATGAGATTCATCTGGAAAAGATCAGTTACCTCCCGATTGGTAGCCTGGATACCGAACTACGGGCATTCGATACCAACAAGCTTCATCGTACAAATTCAGTCCCTCCTCAGAAACTCAACCTCTTCAGGACGGAACGCACTGATGTCCTCCGAGAAGATGACCTCTTTGGCACTTACTTTTTCAACCTCAATGTAGAACGTCCACCGTTGGACGATCCTCGCGTTCGGCGTGCCCTTGCACTCACAGTCGATCGCTATGAGATCACAAATTTCGTTACAAACGGGGGCCAACCATCCGCTACGTCATTTATCCCAGATGGACTCGCCGGATATACCGGAGCAACTGGCTATGAAGAGAACATTGAAGAAGCGCAACGACTCTTGGCTGAGGCAGGATTTCCAGGTGGAGAGGGATTCCCTCAACTCACCCTGATTTATAACACGCTCGAGAGTCACCGGAGCATCGCCCAGGCAGTTCAAGAAATGTGGCGCACTCACCTCGGCATCGAAATCGCTCTGCTCAACCAAGAGTGGAAGGTTTTCCTTCAAACCATCCAAGACGGAGATTATGACATCTCGCGCTCAGGTTGGGTCGGCGGCACCGATCCCGAGGGCTATTTAGATCTCTTTAACTCCGAGTCCGGCAATAACCGCTCAAACTACAGCAACCCAGCCTTCGACGCCCTGTTTCTCGAAGCCAGCCAACAGATCGATCCTCAACGCCGCATGGAACTATTTCGCGAAGCCGAGGCAATCATCGTCCGGGACATGCCTGTCATTCCAATATACCATTACCTGGAATTCTACCTCCTGCGCCCCGAGGTCCAAAACTGGCGGAATAACCCCGCGATGGACCTAATTTTCAACGGCGTCATGATCGGGGATTCTGTGGATTAG
- a CDS encoding AraC family transcriptional regulator has product MANFLETLPSEADLKKWAPSDLRDWFRVIIPEVGRTIIPGNLEVTERFTSHRGHHFHKIPEVFIQLHGSNRIDTPGNTIAMYPGDALIMPRGVPHRESFSTGKQGFAHLVFTLNQDRIDFHMGVSSQEDRPRTGLISGAAMRHAPQCRGYLEDIISSRNGLSPLGDTGERALWQAACGMIHQALSMPETDSNNESPRITWVRHYIQNHISDSNLTVSSIASVMHCSADYLSHRFHTEVGQRFSAYLRQARLAFAQELLIEPELSVSEIAFASGFQSSSYFIRVYRQHFGVSPGKARKR; this is encoded by the coding sequence ATGGCAAATTTCTTAGAAACATTACCCTCCGAAGCTGACTTGAAGAAATGGGCGCCTTCAGATTTACGTGACTGGTTTAGAGTAATTATTCCTGAAGTCGGGCGGACTATTATCCCGGGCAACCTAGAAGTTACCGAAAGGTTTACGTCGCATAGGGGACATCATTTCCACAAAATCCCCGAGGTCTTCATTCAACTCCATGGAAGCAATAGGATTGATACTCCTGGAAACACGATTGCCATGTATCCAGGGGATGCGCTCATTATGCCACGAGGAGTCCCCCACCGAGAGTCATTCAGCACGGGTAAACAGGGATTTGCGCATTTGGTGTTCACCCTAAATCAAGACCGAATAGATTTTCACATGGGAGTCTCATCGCAGGAAGATCGACCGCGCACTGGACTCATCAGTGGAGCCGCTATGCGGCACGCTCCCCAATGTCGTGGTTATTTGGAAGACATCATCTCAAGTCGCAATGGATTGTCACCCCTGGGCGATACGGGTGAACGTGCCCTGTGGCAAGCCGCTTGCGGGATGATTCATCAAGCTCTATCTATGCCCGAAACAGATTCTAATAATGAAAGCCCACGCATCACTTGGGTGCGCCATTATATACAGAACCATATCTCTGATTCGAATCTGACGGTCAGCTCTATCGCGTCGGTAATGCATTGCTCTGCCGATTACTTATCCCACAGGTTCCACACAGAAGTAGGTCAGCGCTTTTCAGCATACTTGCGTCAGGCACGTCTAGCATTCGCTCAAGAATTGCTCATTGAACCTGAACTCAGTGTTTCTGAAATCGCCTTCGCGAGCGGCTTTCAGAGCAGCAGCTATTTCATCAGAGTCTATCGTCAACATTTTGGCGTGTCTCCCGGTAAGGCTCGAAAGCGATAA
- a CDS encoding Gfo/Idh/MocA family oxidoreductase encodes MSKIKCATIGLGMGKSHIKGFQSRENAEVVAICDLNEELLKSVGDQFGISNQYTDVTAMLETEKPDVVSIATPNSLHKPLTIQALEAGAHVICEKPMAMNADEAREMQAVADRLGKRLMINFSYRFTEAAWGLKQQVERGLLGEIYSGRTRWLRRWGMPKFGSWFGRKALSGGGPLIDLGVHRLDLAMWLSGYPKPKYVLAQTYDHLAQERARAEGVEFDVEDLASAMITFENGMSLQVEASWASHIQENEQMETTLLGTRGGLRQRNLDGGYAFQGHIFSSDQGSKLDTEVVGGNSPGSSMGHLIDCIERDQPHTASGEEGIVIMEVLDAIYASAAKGGEPVKC; translated from the coding sequence ATGAGTAAAATAAAATGTGCCACCATTGGCCTAGGAATGGGGAAGTCTCACATAAAGGGATTCCAATCACGGGAAAATGCTGAGGTGGTCGCGATTTGTGACCTTAATGAAGAGCTGCTTAAATCTGTCGGAGATCAATTTGGGATAAGTAATCAATACACTGATGTTACAGCAATGTTGGAGACTGAGAAACCTGACGTCGTGAGCATTGCAACACCCAACAGCCTACATAAGCCACTCACTATTCAGGCTCTGGAGGCTGGGGCGCATGTTATTTGTGAAAAGCCCATGGCGATGAACGCCGATGAGGCCCGTGAGATGCAGGCTGTAGCGGATCGGCTGGGTAAGCGTCTTATGATTAATTTTTCGTACCGCTTTACTGAGGCTGCCTGGGGATTGAAGCAACAGGTGGAGCGTGGATTACTCGGAGAGATTTATTCGGGTCGCACGCGATGGCTGCGTCGCTGGGGTATGCCGAAGTTCGGCTCATGGTTTGGTCGTAAAGCTTTGTCTGGGGGCGGTCCGCTGATCGATCTCGGTGTGCATCGCTTGGACTTAGCCATGTGGCTCAGCGGTTATCCCAAGCCGAAATATGTGCTTGCTCAAACCTACGATCATCTCGCTCAAGAGCGGGCCAGAGCGGAAGGTGTGGAATTTGATGTCGAGGATCTGGCTTCTGCTATGATTACGTTCGAGAACGGCATGAGCCTCCAAGTCGAGGCTTCATGGGCGAGCCACATTCAAGAAAATGAACAAATGGAAACCACTTTGCTGGGGACTCGCGGTGGGCTGCGCCAGCGAAACCTGGATGGTGGTTATGCGTTCCAGGGCCATATCTTCTCTAGTGATCAGGGATCGAAACTGGATACAGAGGTTGTCGGCGGCAATTCACCAGGTTCATCGATGGGCCATTTGATCGACTGTATCGAAAGGGACCAACCGCATACCGCTAGTGGCGAAGAGGGAATTGTTATCATGGAAGTCCTCGATGCGATCTACGCCAGTGCGGCAAAGGGGGGTGAGCCGGTAAAGTGTTAG
- a CDS encoding cyclic nucleotide-binding domain-containing protein, protein MSFDRPGASFHPSLRTMEKRRGVFENPANLESILNLASSHQLEPIEYAAGETILEQDQVNNELIIIVRGQARLLTHTEDHGQVTVDTLEAGAFLGLISFWTRMPISTHSIAETHVVALPIHRKDFDAIRKSDAEINRVIDFWLIENLCHRVQRMITVTTQNKELTRKLEQERRELSDTVRELKSTRNSLIHAERLAVMGQLVAGVAHEINNPSASVKQNTVQMREHIETYLKQGKDRFTPDQRHTLFTEGYAHTFLEGSAVRKRLEDAERRFQDLPRSLLRRIAHFSADALSIAMPKNRIDLDRLQAALRYFEAGVFLRNIEVSNHRISDLVITLKNYGRSQGTSREPTDLNQCINETCTMLNHRLKRFHLDRSEMQPLPRVLVSSSEINQVLTNLIVNACDATPADGTITLRSFSTDRSVVVQVADTGAGIPLDKLATIFEANFTTKHSGNRIGLGLGLTISRDIAEKHSGRLEAQNLPKGGAQFTLTLPRHD, encoded by the coding sequence ATGTCTTTTGATCGCCCTGGTGCTTCATTCCATCCATCATTGAGAACCATGGAAAAGCGTCGGGGTGTATTCGAAAATCCTGCGAATTTGGAGAGTATTCTCAACCTCGCGTCATCCCATCAGCTCGAGCCGATTGAATACGCCGCTGGGGAAACCATCCTCGAACAGGACCAGGTCAACAACGAGTTGATCATCATAGTGCGTGGCCAAGCGCGCCTGCTGACACACACCGAAGATCACGGACAAGTTACCGTAGACACCCTGGAGGCAGGTGCATTCCTCGGATTGATCTCGTTCTGGACCCGCATGCCTATATCGACTCATTCAATTGCTGAGACCCATGTAGTAGCTCTCCCAATCCATCGAAAGGATTTTGACGCAATTCGTAAATCCGATGCGGAAATCAATAGAGTTATCGATTTTTGGCTGATCGAAAATCTCTGCCATCGGGTCCAGCGGATGATCACCGTAACCACTCAAAACAAAGAGCTCACCCGTAAACTTGAACAAGAGCGCCGAGAGCTGAGCGACACCGTCCGCGAGCTAAAGAGCACGCGCAACAGCCTGATTCACGCAGAACGGCTCGCCGTTATGGGCCAACTGGTCGCAGGTGTCGCTCACGAGATTAATAATCCATCGGCATCGGTGAAACAAAACACCGTTCAGATGCGCGAACACATCGAGACATATCTAAAACAAGGCAAAGACCGTTTTACCCCTGACCAGCGGCATACCCTATTCACCGAAGGCTATGCCCATACATTTTTAGAAGGGTCTGCTGTCCGCAAACGCCTTGAGGATGCCGAGAGGCGTTTTCAAGATTTGCCGCGCAGTTTGCTGCGTCGCATTGCTCATTTCAGCGCAGACGCTCTATCGATAGCAATGCCGAAAAACCGTATCGATCTCGACCGACTCCAGGCCGCTTTGCGTTATTTTGAAGCAGGCGTATTTTTAAGAAACATTGAGGTATCCAACCACCGTATCTCTGACTTGGTAATCACCCTTAAAAATTATGGTCGCAGCCAAGGAACTTCACGAGAACCCACTGACTTAAATCAGTGCATCAATGAAACATGCACGATGCTCAATCATCGGCTGAAACGCTTCCATCTCGACCGATCCGAGATGCAACCTTTACCCAGGGTCCTCGTATCATCCAGCGAGATCAACCAAGTACTCACCAACCTGATCGTCAACGCTTGCGATGCGACTCCGGCAGACGGAACCATCACGCTGCGTTCATTTTCAACAGACCGTTCAGTAGTCGTTCAAGTCGCAGATACCGGCGCGGGTATTCCCCTCGACAAGCTTGCAACGATCTTCGAGGCAAATTTCACCACCAAACATAGCGGCAACCGCATTGGCTTAGGACTAGGGCTTACCATATCGCGAGATATCGCAGAAAAGCACAGTGGCAGGCTCGAAGCCCAGAATTTGCCAAAAGGCGGTGCTCAATTCACCCTCACTCTACCGCGCCATGACTGA
- the mlaD gene encoding outer membrane lipid asymmetry maintenance protein MlaD, whose protein sequence is MSQKKIEFSVGAFVLVGVIAGLYLTFVMGGLSVTNGDTYQLKARFADVTGLRVDTAVRISGVSVGHVEKIELDQESFAVWVTISLPNWLELDDDTIASVRTDGLIGDKYLSLLPGGSGIILGPDDILYETESAVDLEGLIKNFAFGSVE, encoded by the coding sequence ATCTCGCAAAAGAAAATCGAATTTTCCGTGGGTGCTTTCGTTCTCGTCGGCGTCATTGCTGGCCTCTACCTAACATTCGTCATGGGGGGCTTGAGCGTAACCAACGGCGACACCTACCAGCTCAAAGCCAGATTCGCAGACGTGACTGGGCTTAGGGTCGACACCGCCGTGCGCATTTCTGGTGTGAGTGTCGGACACGTGGAGAAGATCGAGTTAGATCAGGAGTCCTTTGCGGTTTGGGTTACGATTTCCTTACCTAATTGGCTTGAACTCGATGACGATACCATCGCTTCCGTGCGCACGGACGGGCTTATCGGCGACAAATACCTCAGCTTGCTTCCAGGTGGCTCGGGGATCATTCTAGGCCCAGATGATATCCTCTATGAAACGGAATCAGCCGTTGACCTAGAGGGCCTGATAAAAAATTTCGCCTTCGGTTCAGTTGAATAA
- a CDS encoding ThuA domain-containing protein: MRVTIWNEYRHEKTNDFTRKLYPYGMHKVMAQSFDGCEDVEVGFATLDEPEHGLTDAVLDATDVLFWWGHRAHDEVSDEIVRKVQQRVLSGMGLVVLHSGHYSKIFKTLMGTNCSLKWREAAEKERLWNIAPSHPITQGIGEYIELPDTEMYGERFDIPEPDRLIFISWFEGGEVFRSGCTWNRGNGRVFYFRPGHETFPIYYNPQIQTILQNAAYWAAKSVEKPTNIAPNAKESPEAIKKTDVDFSHAPHMNT, translated from the coding sequence ATGCGTGTAACAATCTGGAACGAATATCGTCACGAAAAAACTAATGACTTCACAAGAAAACTGTATCCTTATGGAATGCATAAGGTTATGGCTCAGAGCTTCGATGGTTGCGAGGATGTCGAAGTGGGATTTGCGACTTTGGACGAGCCCGAGCACGGACTGACTGACGCTGTCTTAGATGCTACTGATGTCTTGTTTTGGTGGGGACATAGAGCGCACGACGAGGTATCTGATGAGATCGTAAGAAAAGTTCAACAGCGTGTGCTGTCTGGCATGGGGTTGGTCGTTTTGCACTCGGGACACTACTCAAAAATTTTTAAAACACTGATGGGTACAAATTGCTCTTTGAAGTGGCGTGAAGCAGCCGAAAAGGAGCGCCTGTGGAATATAGCGCCGTCACATCCGATTACCCAGGGCATTGGCGAATATATCGAGCTACCCGATACCGAGATGTATGGTGAGCGCTTCGACATTCCCGAGCCGGATCGACTGATCTTTATCTCTTGGTTCGAAGGTGGCGAAGTCTTCCGCAGTGGCTGCACGTGGAATCGTGGAAATGGCCGCGTATTTTATTTCCGGCCAGGGCATGAGACGTTCCCGATATATTACAATCCGCAGATTCAAACCATCTTGCAAAATGCGGCATATTGGGCCGCAAAGTCGGTTGAAAAACCTACAAATATTGCCCCGAATGCCAAGGAGTCTCCTGAAGCAATCAAGAAGACTGATGTGGATTTCAGCCACGCACCCCACATGAACACCTAA
- a CDS encoding SelT/SelW/SelH family protein: MTDQLPTITITYCPGCNWMFRSSWMCQELLHSFGEHIHGVTLVPSKHTPGIFEIHIDEQLVWNRKTDGGFPSATDLKQRVRDIIDPDRDLGHHDKK, from the coding sequence ATGACTGATCAACTTCCAACCATCACCATCACCTATTGCCCTGGGTGCAACTGGATGTTCCGCTCTAGCTGGATGTGCCAAGAGCTTCTGCATTCCTTCGGCGAGCACATTCATGGCGTGACCCTGGTTCCGAGCAAACATACGCCAGGCATCTTTGAAATCCATATCGATGAACAACTCGTGTGGAACCGAAAAACCGATGGCGGGTTTCCCTCTGCAACAGATCTTAAACAACGCGTCCGCGACATTATCGATCCTGATCGTGACCTCGGACACCACGACAAGAAATAA
- a CDS encoding VacJ family lipoprotein: protein MNAYKLVLTALISFLALATSACKTTESQQSAQSAPMGDPEEAVLFDDEFDDLPVTWDPLEPINRAIFGFNDVAYNYVLNPIGDGYEAITPEPVRGGISNFFDNLKFPIRFVSSLLQGKPARAGKETGKFLINSTAGFFGIVDVSSDIDGLNDVPAEDLGQTLGVWGIGNGPYLVLPILGPSSLRDAIGRVGDSYLHPFEHADEWQHWEWEYEAGLRALEIINELPEQIDRYELFDESALDPYISLREAYMQNRKRETER from the coding sequence ATGAATGCATACAAACTAGTGCTCACCGCCCTTATATCCTTTCTAGCTCTCGCTACCTCAGCCTGCAAGACCACCGAATCTCAACAATCCGCTCAGAGTGCGCCGATGGGTGACCCCGAGGAGGCCGTTCTTTTTGATGATGAGTTTGATGATTTGCCGGTAACCTGGGATCCTCTCGAGCCGATTAACCGAGCGATCTTTGGATTCAATGACGTGGCTTACAATTACGTATTGAATCCGATCGGCGACGGTTATGAGGCCATCACTCCAGAACCCGTTCGCGGCGGTATTTCTAACTTCTTCGACAATCTGAAATTTCCCATCCGCTTCGTCAGCTCACTCCTACAAGGCAAGCCTGCACGTGCAGGTAAAGAAACCGGGAAATTTCTCATAAACTCGACTGCTGGCTTCTTCGGCATTGTTGACGTCTCTTCCGATATCGATGGCCTGAATGATGTGCCAGCAGAGGATCTCGGACAAACGTTGGGCGTATGGGGCATTGGCAACGGGCCTTATCTAGTCCTCCCCATATTAGGACCCTCCTCACTTCGAGATGCCATAGGCAGAGTTGGCGATAGCTACCTCCACCCTTTCGAACATGCGGATGAGTGGCAACACTGGGAATGGGAATACGAAGCCGGTCTGCGAGCCCTTGAAATCATAAATGAACTCCCAGAACAGATCGACCGCTACGAGCTTTTCGACGAAAGCGCTCTCGATCCTTATATATCACTGCGGGAAGCCTATATGCAAAACCGCAAGCGCGAAACTGAGCGCTGA
- a CDS encoding ABC transporter substrate-binding protein, with protein sequence MSKLKVALTDIQAITAQKLDYSIPENSAQLKAAVERFFSPELLSQRALGRGWRQLNPEQRTTFVKNFTDLLIANYASQLQESGDADVLYGESRTMGSGRVEISTSIVNGASELEVLYRMTDHENDWQVYDVIIEGVSLVSNYRSQFTSILQRHGPDGLLQKLQEQLDNR encoded by the coding sequence ATGAGCAAATTGAAGGTTGCCCTCACTGACATCCAGGCCATCACAGCTCAAAAACTGGATTACTCGATTCCAGAAAATAGTGCGCAGCTCAAAGCTGCAGTCGAACGCTTCTTCTCGCCTGAACTCCTCAGCCAACGAGCGCTGGGCCGCGGCTGGCGCCAACTCAATCCAGAGCAACGCACGACGTTCGTCAAAAATTTCACCGATCTACTCATAGCAAACTATGCCAGCCAGCTCCAGGAATCGGGAGACGCAGATGTGCTCTACGGAGAGAGCCGCACGATGGGCTCAGGCCGTGTCGAGATTTCCACCTCGATCGTAAATGGCGCAAGCGAGCTAGAAGTGCTCTATCGCATGACCGATCACGAAAATGACTGGCAAGTCTACGATGTCATCATCGAAGGAGTCAGTCTGGTGAGTAACTATCGCAGCCAATTCACTTCCATCCTCCAACGCCACGGCCCAGACGGACTGCTTCAAAAGCTACAAGAACAACTCGATAATCGTTAA